One Pieris rapae chromosome 7, ilPieRapa1.1, whole genome shotgun sequence genomic window carries:
- the LOC110994632 gene encoding uncharacterized protein LOC110994632: MNVRRISCVFVIASWITFSLYYYDTIYGALKPTIEILISANKDLSFEEILTYNGTEDYLIKTPGCYIPNYGKTLKFREAKIIKHFCGTRVVFIEKLSEEYLFINIDDTINEYSKGNDYKCCYQFVTPAIVEGITDQRKIRYSSCVPFKNQTKIQLLEEIIVVKCATKLKVFYEDAYIFVKKLKRQIYDDLNQDTPWNVLILGMDTMSRARLISSMPKTAQFLRNHHWLDFRAYQKVGYNTFPNVMALLTGRNPSQVHAECHKSLDQCNDIMLWSYFKKAGYYTASGEDFLHLPDTFTRYNGFKNAPTDHYMRPFYLTGENSIGNLVCTKKKPSANHLLDYVLDFTNTYKNDKFFGMFWFNSFSHNLNNVPELIDSNLAKFFDTFHTNGILNNTFILFLSDHGLRYGEMRVPYESYYEERLPMLYLWVPNDFRRKYEMFKNLLVNQSRLVTPYDIYVTLLSILEIGNNTKRYSIACPNCFSIINELSPNRTCSDAHVHEKWCSCHPLTKANHHVTTKNAINTAIEDLYDIIKNIKTKECMQCADLKLKEILRAHTYTTFNSTIFIIAFKMTPGDVSYEASVEQRGDNFTVLDTTQTISVYNTRGNCVVNPVHRAYCICVKVC; the protein is encoded by the exons ATGAACGTACGAAGAATTTCCTGTGTTTTTGTAATAGCATCATGGATCACTTTTtctctatattattatgatacaaTATATGGAGCTTTGAAGCCGACAATAGAAATTTTAATCAGCGccaataaagatttaagttttgaagagattttaacatataatg gtacagaagattatttaataaaaacaccagGATGTTACATACCAAATTACGgaaaaactttgaaatttcgagaagcaaaaataattaaacatttttgcgGAACGAGAGTTGTGTTCATTGAGAAACTTTCTgaggaatatttatttatcaatattgatGATACCATTAACGAATACAGTAAAGGAAACGATTACAAATGTTGTTATCAATTTGTTACACCTGCAATCGTTGAAGGCATCACGGATCAGAGAAAAATAAG ATATTCATCTTGCGTcccatttaaaaatcaaacaaaaatacaactaCTGGAAGAAATAATCGTAGTAAAATGcgcaacaaaattaaaagtattttatgaagatgcttatatatttgtaaaaaaattaaaaaggcaGATATATGACGATTTGAATCAAGATACACCATGGAACGTGCTTATTCTAGGAATGGACACAATGTCAAGAGCACGTTTAATCAGTAGTATGCCAAAAACAGCACAATTTTTACGTAATCATCACTGGCTGGACTTTCGGGCCTATCAGAAA GTCGGGTACAACACATTTCCCAACGTGATGGCCTTATTGACAGGAAGGAACCCGTCACAAGTACACGCGGAGTGTCACAAGAGCTTGGATCAATGCAATGATATAATGTTGTGGAGTTATTTTAAGAAGGCCGGATATTACACTGCCAGTGGGGAGGACTTCTTGCATCTCCCAGACACATTTACGAGATATAACGGGTTTAAAAACGCTCCTACCGATCATTACATGCGACCATTCTATCTTACGGGCGAAAATTCAATTGGAAACCTTGTTTgtacaaagaaaaaaccaTCCGCCAACCATTTGTTAGATTACGTACTAGATTTTACGAATACGTATAAAAACGACAAATTCTTCGGAATGTTTTGGTTTAATTCCTTtagtcataatttaaataatgtacctGAACTCATCGATTCGAATCTAGCAAAGTTTTTTGATACCTTTCATACAAatggtatattaaataatacctttattttatttttaagcgaCCACGGATTGAGATATGGCGAAATGAGAGTGCCATACGAATCTTATTATGAGGAACGACTTCCAATGCTTTATTTATGGGTGCCAAACGATTTTAGGagaaaatatgaaatgtttaaaaatttacttgtaAATCAGAGCAGACTAGTCACACCATACGATATATATGTTACACTATTAAGTATTCTAGAAATAGGTAATAACACTAAGCGATACTCCATCGCATGTCCCAATTGCTTCAGTATTATCAACGAATTGTCTCCTAATAGAACATGTTCAGATGCGCACGTCCACGAGAAATGGTGCAGCTGCCATCCCCTGACGAAAGCAAACCACCACGTCACTACCAAAAACGCAATCAACACAGCCATAGAagatttatatgatataataaaaaacatcaaaacaaAAGAGTGTATGCAATGTGCAGATCTCAAACTGAAGGAAATATTACGTGCCCATACATACACAACTTTCAATTCGACCATTTTTATTATCGCTTTTAAAATGACCCCAGGTGATGTATCATACGAAGCTAGTGTCGAACAAAGAGGAGATAACTTCACAGTATTGGACACAACGCAGACGATATCCGTGTATAATACAAGAGGCAATTGTGTCGTGAATCCCGTACATCGCGCCTATTGTATATGCGTCAAAGTTTGCTAA
- the LOC110994633 gene encoding sugar transporter SWEET1, whose product MYLYDIKELVESLAVVTTIIQFLSGTLVCKQYVSNRTTGEASPLPFTCGFFSCSIWLLYGLTKEDGNMILVNVVGVVFMVAYTIVFYLYTFKKSVVLRQAYITVGSCMFMIWYVNIEEDSELLLNRLGLLACSLTLLTVASPMSKLLYVIKTRSTECLPFPMILMSFIVMSLWFFYGIIEEDMYLTIPNFIGASLALAQLSLFVIYPSKPTSPLLVKSLLA is encoded by the exons ATGTATTTATACGACATAAAAGAATTGGTAGAATCTCTTGCCGTTGTCACTACTATTATCCAGTTCCTATCGGGCAC GTTAGTTTGCAAGCAATATGTTTCTAATCGTACGACTGGTGAAGCTTCACCCTTGCCTTTTACCTGTGGATTTTTCTC CTGTAGCATATGGCTGCTTTATGGATTGACTAAGGAAGATGGGAATATGATTTTAGTCAATGTGGTAGGCGTAGTTTTCATGGTTGCATAtacaatagtattttatttatatacatttaagaaAAGTGTGGTGTTGAGACAGGCATATATAACAGTTGGCTCCTGTATGTTTATGATTTGGTATGTAAATATTGAAGAAGATAGTGAACTTCTTCTCAATCGTCTTG gaCTCCTAGCATGCAGCCTCACATTACTGACTGTTGCCTCGCCAATGAGCAAACTgctttatgttataaaaactagAAGCACGGAATGTCTACCATTTCCTATGATTCTTATGTCATTTATTGTTATGTCATTGTGGTTCTTTTATGGTATAATTGAAGAGGACATGTATCTTACT ataCCAAACTTCATTGGCGCGTCGCTAGCGCTTGCACAGCTGTCTCTGTTCGTAATTTATCCAAGTAAACCAACATCCCCACTTTTAGTTAAGTCTTTGTTAGCGTAA